The genomic DNA TTCAGAGGTGACATCGACCGCCACTTGGTCTCCCGCCTCTAGATTGACCGTATAGTCGCGGGCAAACCCACCGGTACCGGTAGGGATGTCGCTATTGCTCAGAGCATCGTTAACTTCTCGAGATGCCGGTAGCGAAATAGGAGAATAAACAGTTGTCTGCGCCTTAGCTGGCAGCGAAGTCAGCGCCAAGGTAGTCAATGCCAAAGGAAGCAGCAGGTCGCGCTGTAGCCGAAGGTGAAATTGCATAGATTGTGAAAGATTAATAGAGACAAATTTGCCCAAAGGCACGAGATCGTGCTCATTATGGCCTAAATTTTGGTGTTGCTTCGAGAACTAAAAGAGTCTACATATAGTCGGCCTTCAGGCGCTGAGGGTGTCTCACCGTCAAACACTCTGTAGATCTTACGGGTTTAAGGCTTGGCAAGCTGAAGTTTTGGTTGCGTCGTTTCTCAGTTTCGTTGCTACACTCACAGACGACCAATGCCCTAGGTATGCCGCCCTTGTCCATGCTAGAGCGCCCTCGCCATCGTTCAGTGTCATCAAAGCTCCATCCCAAGCGCAAGCGGCGGCGATCCCGCAGACCTCGGTTGATGATGATGGCCCTGATCAGCAGCACCCTGTTGCTGGTTGCTTTTCGTGGTGCCAGCGAATACTGGCGTCAGCCTCTCGAATTTAGCCAGCGGCCAGTGGGGCAGATTGTTAACCGAGCTGAAGTTGCCACCGGCATTCGCCAAATTCAAACTGCCAACGGGCGGCCTACCCTCAACCCGCTACCACTGGCCGAAGAGGTTTGGACCTGCGAGGTTGTCGTGATTGGCGGCACCCTCGGCGGAGTTGCCGCTGCATCCCAGGCGATGAAAACCGGCGTCACTACCTGCCTGATTGAGCTAACTCCGTGGCTAGGAGGGCAGATCAGCTCCCAGGGAGTATCGGCGATCGACGAGTCGCGGGCCATGCGGTGGCGACGCAACTTTTCCCCCAGTTGGGAAGCGTTTAAGGACCTGATTAAGCGGCAGCCCGTATACCTACCTCCCTGGACAGGACTGCCTGCTCAGCTACCGGTAGAGCGAACCAATAGCTGCTGGGTGGGTGAATTGTGCTTCACTCCCCGGGCCGGAGCTACAGCGGCAGAAATGTGGATGCGAGATGCCGCTCAAAATGCCCCCGAGAGCCGTTGGGCCACCTCTACCGCCTTTAAAGGTGCCGCCTTTGATGCCTCTGGTCGCTACGTGACGGCGGTATATGGAGTGCGGCGCGTTCCTCTCGATCCGGGCTATGTGCCGACGGGGCGGCTCTCCCAGGAGCTAGAGCGGTGG from Nodosilinea sp. FACHB-141 includes the following:
- a CDS encoding PPC domain-containing protein, giving the protein MQFHLRLQRDLLLPLALTTLALTSLPAKAQTTVYSPISLPASREVNDALSNSDIPTGTGGFARDYTVNLEAGDQVAVDVTSEEFDTLVILMNKDGVTVGENDDGPDGTTNSLLFARIGESGTYTVRVSAYAGQGAGNFYLKVARLREVQ